ACAATTAGGCTGTCACATACTATATGTTAGATTCAAAGATTCAAAGATTTCAAGATCATGATCATATGGTATGGCTAGGTGAAGAAATTGAACCTAATCCAATATGATTGATGTGCAAAACAGGCAATTAGGCCAAGTGCATTGTGTATTTGTGTATATGCTGATTGCAGCATTCGACCTCAATTCAAAGATTTGAATCTACTGATGCGAATCTTCATAGTAAATCTTACTTTTGGCTGTTAATCTCGACTCTGATATCATTGGTACCGACTCCGGGAAGCTCAACTGTCACAACATAGTTGCATCCTGATTCTGCAACATCCATCCTTGGAGACCACTCAATTCCTACTCAGAACAGCCCAGTTAAGTTCAATCCATTAATCTAGTACTCATCATATCAAACACTACaactacaaaaagaaaaagaaaaactagttGTAGCTTCCTTAAAGGAGGGTTCAGACCTGCCTCAAGAAGCTACTTACCATTACCTTCAGAAGCACGTATTTTCTTCTTGGATCGGAACTGCTTTGATCCGCTTACTCGTTGACTAGGCCGAGCAAACTTGGCAGGCTCAGTTGCTAGATTGAAGTCTTGTGGCAGAGGTTGGATGGATCCCACATATGAGAGGTTGGGTTCCACCCTAGCAGGTTTAGAAAACAAGGGTGTTTGGGAAGTATTGGAAGACTCATTTGAATAAGCTGAGCATTTAAGAGGCATGCCAGGCTGAGGGGGGCTACCCTGATAGAATTTTTCAGAACACAGAATGAACAAGCAGCATGGAATCAGTCTCCGGAAAATTGACAGAGCAACATGAAGGAGTGCAGAGAACAAATCTATTGAGTACCTGTTCAGTTGAAACCTGCCTCATGAAACAACCTTGAGAGCTCGATCCTTGGCGTGCAAAGTACGTTCTATTGTCACACCTTCGGATCGCAGAGTTTAAGCTGCTGCTGCAATTCTGAGAGAAGAAAGACAAATGATCAATGGCTTCACCTTCATCTAATCATGTTCTGAAATTATATAGGCTCTCAATTAATACATATAGCagcataaaaatttttaatctgTTTGGCAAATTTCTAGGCAAAATAGGGAAGATTATGAATTCCTCGATTTGAAAATAGCAATTTGGCTTATCTATTTGAAAACCCCATATGACCAAAAAGAAGATATGAGCTGTTTGGATGTCGAGAAAAttcaggaaaaggaaaagaaattgaacTTTTGAGTCCTCCAACCCACTGAACCCAACACTACTAGTTTAAAAACAAGCAAAGGAAGAAGAAGTAATACCATAGGGAAGACATGGCTGGCTGATAAGTCATCAGTGGGAACAAAGTGACCTGCAATCAAGTTGATTCTACGCCTTGCCGCTTGCTTCTCCATCTCTTTCCCAATACAAAATCCAAAATGTTGCTCGGCTATACTGCGGAAGAAATGAATTTAAGCCGCAGTTTGTACAGTGTCATATCATAAATGATGATATTTGGGGATTACAATTATGATGGTTGAGATATTTCTGATCCATATATAAAAATCTTCTTCCAAAAAAATCAGCAACTAGAGAGTTTGTTGACTTCCTTGCCATCCATATGATTAAGATATTTTATAGGATTAGCTGTATCTCATACCCATGTAAATATCTGCACTGAATTATTGGGAGCTCGAAAGCCGAAAATGAGGACAATCACACTCGGGGAAGATGAGGTGGTTAAAGTTTGCATTATTACTATGAAGTCCGTGaatttttttggacaaaaatacccttttatcATTAGCACATttctatttgaatatttttgttgattctcataggtttatttttttaatatatatatatatatatatatatatatatatatatatatatatatatataaccattaaaaatattgtttcccATGAATTAAtgccaaatataattttatttatttatttattttttaatttttgcattaATACAAGGAACTTGTAGCAAATGTACAATACATTTGTACTACATATATAAGGCTTGTGCAATTATGAGTATGTGAATATATTTaagtgtttttcttctttttttttttgtttattttttatatcattaaaaatattgtttatgcgtatttcaaatataattttttttatttatattttcacgTATATATAAGACATTTGTACTAAATGTATAAGGTATTTGTCTTAATTGTACTAGACTATAGAAGTTTACCTATTATGAATATATTTACATCTTTTTGTGGATGTTAATAAaagtatgaaaatatttatatatttagtatAGTTGTTTTGTGTATGTGtaaacatatgaaaaaaaaaacttatatttgatatttatatatttgtataaataaaGTTTCTAGTAATTTGGTATGAgaacaagcaaaaaaaaaaaagaatatatatataaattcatagGTTACGAATTTGTATGTCTTATAtagttgttatttaattaaattttaaaaaatcaaaatagaaaaaaaaatactaataattgaatgttgaattaatgaaaaataaattacaataaacATGTCTTATAGagttgtaatttaattaaattttaaaaaaaattcaaaattcaaaattcaaaataatattaattgaacgttaaattaatgaaaaataaatttagataaatagttGTTAGTCAAAGTCATGACAAGATTTGATTGTGAAAGCcattattggaaagaaaaaaaattatattagggTTATCAATATTATTTGCAGAAAATATTAGATAAAGAATTAGAAACATATAGATCGGAAGAATTCTTGATGAGTCATTAACCTATGGAGAATTAACAATGAGGATAGTCTTATATATAAAccttaaacttaaaaatcaaataaaaagggAATAACAAGATGGTTAgaaagaattagaaaaaaattgtttatactATAAATATTATACTATAATAGCctcttcaaaaaagaaaaataaagttacaaaaaaaaaattaatagaaattaaaaacaaaccaaaattttcaatttttttttttaaataataaaaaatcaaaagccTCGAGCCAACCAAACCcaaagaagaaattaataatGTGCTACAAATGTGGAAAAGTGGGAGATTATGcaagaaattatcaattaaaaaaataaaataaatgctCTAGAAATAagtaacaaaattaaagaacaaatgATTAGTTTAATGATCAATAACAACtgtaaagaaaaagataaaaacaaataatttaaatcaaaagAAGATAATTAGATATTTAATAACTCAAGAAACATTAAGTGAAGGTTATAATCTTAAAGAGTCTCATAATCAGAATAAATGTGAAGACGCACGTGTTTATTCATACAAAACAATATGATGtcttcaaaagtaaaaaaacaaatgttttttttgATGTTATAGATAAAATAAAGGATTCGAAAGTAAAATGACTAACATTTGATAAACTTAAAagatcaaatgttttttttgaaaactattttttattttatactattaaaaatgaaaaacaatatattttcacaaaacattgtctaattgttttaatttgttttcacttattttttataattatttttaaaaattaattatacaaacatgtaaaatgattaaaaataaaaaataaatataatttttactaaaacatatttaaaaatattaaaaatatgaactctGTTAATTGGGTTAGGAAAAGAGGTTACAATTCTCTAAGATCACGTGTTGATGGAGTGGGTTCATGTTAACCACTTTGCATTATTTCTGCTTGAGGGTTCCACCATGCACGCTGCCTACAAATCCCATTCACGAGAATGAATTAATGGTAGAGGCTAATACCTTTACCAAGTTAGTCCATAATTATTGATGATTGATTGGAAATTCCAGGAGGGGTAACCTGTAAAGTGGTGAAGTGAATTAGAAGtgggagagaaaaagaaaaaagagagacaaaaaagaaaagggatgtCGACCATTGCTCATATCAACACAACCCACATATCAAAAAAGAGGGgaaggagaaagagaaggaacAGCAAGGAAGCATGTGAAATGGGGAGATGGGTCCAGGGATGAGCAGAGGTTGGTCCGTGAATGAGCAGATTGTAGATGAGAGgctgttttgtttttcttattttgaggATCCGTGATTCTGCTTTCCTCACCTTTCATGtcctccctctccctctccctttcCCCCTCTCTCTCCATATTCTTATTACTTTCTTACCTTGAAGCTTTTCTTCCACTGCTTTCACACTTCACATCATCTCAGCCTTTTAACGAATCCTTACTTGTATGGCTGTATCCAACTTCAAGATTTTAAATCTAATCAATACACACTATGGATGAAAtatttaatagatttaaaacTATTCACAAGCCTATAACCATTCAAGATTAACAGAATGAAGTATAAGTAATAAAGAAAGCCTTTTTATTATAGTACTCTATCTTTTTCAAGTCAAGAAGGAGCTAAAATTATCATATtaggaaattcaattttttttccttttttatatccACTGTCTCAAAAACAAGTAAATCGGGTTCAAAGagactcaataaataaaaatgtagatttaaaaaaagaaaaaaaaacaaactcatATAAActttttgtaaaaagaaattaaatataagaagatttgtttggccccgtaaggggtatttgtttgtttggtccCGCAATCCCATGAGACAGaatgaggacgttgtgtctgtaTGGGGGGAGGGGGTGTTTGTAATgtcccacattggataggagaaaaagtttctagcgctatatatgtaaagactcctcttaaccaagtagacgtgttttaaagctgTGAGGGCCCCTatgggtccaaagcggacaatatttaTAAGGTTGGGAGCGGGccattataaatggtatcagagccggtgttgggtttgtttggccccgtaaggggtgtttgtttattttggccccgcaatcccatgggacatcCACATCGGATAGGAGAAAAAGTTCATAGCGCTATACATGTAGAGGCTcatcttaaccaagtagacgtgttttaaagctgTGAGGGCCCCTatgggtccaaagcggacaatatttaCAAGGTTGGGAGCGGgccattacaaatggtatcagagccggtgttgggtttgtttggccccataaAGGGGTGTTTCTCTATTTTGACCCCGCAATCCCATAGGACATCCACATCGAATAGGGGAAAAAGTTtatggcgctatatatgtagaggctcatcttaaccaagtagacgtgttttaaagtcatgaggaCCGCTATGAATcaaaagcggacaatatctatacgGAGGGGCCCTATGGGTCCAAAGTggataatatctacacggttgggagcgggCCATTACAGAATAACTAGTTTTGGATGAAAATGTTCAAtagagaataaaagaaattcaaaatatttcaaaaagaaaattgttttgatCTTCCCTATGctttttggaaaagaaagaaacatgaaCTTAGTCTACCATGTTAAAAACTCTGCTGAATCTAAAATACCTACCAAAGCTAGACCCATacatatgaatgaaaaaaatcgTAGAATATTGCAAACAAGAACTAGATTCctcattgaaaaagaaattaattcgACCTTCAAAGTCTCTTTGGAGTTGTATTGCGTTTTATGTACAAAATGTTGTAGAATTAGAAAGAGGTGCACTTAGGCTAGTCATTAACTACAAACCCTTAAACAAAGTACTACAATGGGTTAGATATCCAATTCTTAACAAACAAGATTTACTAAAAAAACTTCATATTGcaattattaattcattttatatgaaatcaggattttggctaattcaaattaaagaacaagatagatacaaaattgtttttatagttttatttgatCATTGTAAATGAAATGTTATACATTTGGACTAAAATATActtcttttgaatttaaaaatatataataaacaatatttttaattctcatttcaaatttattattgtttacaTTGATAATGTTTCTGGTTTTTTCTATGTcattgaaaaaacattttgtgcatttaaaaaagtttttcaatttaataaaagatAATGGAATGACATGCTTTgctttaaaaatgaaactatttgaaacaaaaatttagatttttggGCCATGAAATTTAAactattcaaaataaattcaaaaaaaggttttttatgatatttaaattatatatctaATTACTTTAAAGATTTAAGAATCATTTATGAACCTTTATATAAAAGACTTGGATAGGATGCCTCTCATACTACTTTCttcaaacaaattaaataaggaGTCAAACATTTACCATATAACAACATTCCACATCCTTAGGCATGACCCGTTGTAGAATCAAATATATCTAATATACATTTTGATACGTAGATTTAGTGTGAGTTTAACTTGCTCAAGTGGTAACCTTAtctaatgatgaaaatattgattttgacatatatatcaataactcaattttacagatatattggGAGATatagatgaatattttgattgaaACAAAATCTAGGAAAtgatatatatacacacacatatgaTATTATGACATTTGATAATAATACGTTcaacttgaaaatatatttaatatttaaaattataatctatttatgatatatgatattttttatttatatttgtatatttggttatcatataaatgacatagaaaaaaagacttattaagaaaattataatgataatttttatatttttgacaatcaattaaatgaaatttttaaataaaagaatgagaattaataaatttattaaaatattcttttaatattttggcTTTATAATGGTCtttgatatataaatttttgtgCATTTATATAATTGAGGGTAGATTTGCCCCGGTGGTTAAAATTATTTCGCCAATAAATCACAACATTTCAAATCTTAACTTTATCTTTATCtaaagaaattatgaagaaaaattttctagtattttccctatttttacATGTTTCTTTAAATCCattaacttaattttctttggctcaaagattaaataatttttaaaaacgttataaatttctaactaattttaattatttttaattttcttccaaatttttaattataaatgaaatatgacaaaattatgttacttaaatattttttcttttcttaatacttgaTAAGAACTCAACATGGTAATAATACTTTTTTCTTTGCACTTTCTTTTcctgaatttaaaataaaatcatttttaaaaaaaatttccacatCATATTTTCCAAGagccaaacatatttttaatctttcaaaAACTGACATCCATGGTTCATAAACTTTGAAACCATTCAAACTAATGATGAAAccatacaaatatattaatgttGAATGGTGACCCATTTTGGATGTTGGGCCGCGAGGGAGGCTAGGCCCATTTTGCCAAAAAGGCCCAAAAGGGAGGTGGTGTTGAAGATGGTCGGACCGGTCGGTCACCCCGTATTCGGCATTTTCggattttctctctctaaagcACGGTTTCTCTCACTGGAAACCGTGGCAGGGAGGAGTAGACAGATTCAAACTGACCGTGATGATGACGGTGAGAAGTGTAGCTCAAAATTTTGCACGTAGTTTTCCAACCCTAGAAATTGAAGTGAGAGGGAGAGACTGAAATCTTGGAAGCCCTAGAAATCCACGGATTCAGCTATGGCGTCGTCTGAAGTGATGGCATCAACGTCGACGAATTCGGAACTGTCGCGCCAGTCATCTATATATGTTCACTAACGATCGCGGATCCAGAGCCATCAGAGCAAGAATTTTGGGTCCATTAGTATGGACGACCTACTTAAGAGCATCCACGGTGACAACCTCCCCCTGGAGAGTTTCTCGACGGCGGCGGGGAACAGCAGAGACGGGTTGGCGGGGGCGGAGAGGGAGGGTCGCTGTCGCGATAGGGGAGCTTCTCGCTGCTGAAAAGCATGGGGAACAAGACTGTAGATGAGTTGTTTAAGGAGAGCGTGGCGTGGAGTGATCAGAGGCGGGGAGGTGCAGGGGAGGATCTGGAGTGTATGACTCTTGAGGAGTTTCTGACCAAGGCTGGGTTAGTGAGAAAGGAAGATGTGAGGATTCCGGTGACGGGCGGAGCAGGGAGTTACAGTGTGGATGTGATGATGAACGGACAGTTTCAGGCGCCGCAGATGCAAGCGCAATAGTGTTGATGGCGCAACGGTGGCCTTTGGGAATGGCATTGATGGAAGAGTTATTGGTGCTGAAAGAGGAAAGAGGACAGTGGTGGAGGACCCGGTGGATAAGGCTACGCAGCAAAAAGCAGCGGCGGATGATCAAGAATAGAGAATGGGCAGCCAGGTCCAGGCGGCGAAACTAGGTaaattttcctttccatttttttacgAGTTTCAGTTTGGTTGACGAGAAAACGGAGGAAAGATGATGAAAATGCATGGCTGCTAAGAGAGGAGAAATTTTTTGCAATTTGGATTTAAGATCTGATGGCAGATTTTAGTATGTATGGATTAATTTCATGGGATATGCCTTCTGACAGATTAAGATCTCATCACTTCCCCTTTCTGATACAACTTCTGTTGATCCAGAACAGTCATTGCGCCTAATAATTCACAATATgttattaaacattttataaatgatttaaattaattaaaataatatataaaattacataCTATACTAATAATTCATAATATGTTATTAaccaataaataatatttacatacaTCAAAGATattatctaataatattttattatattaatagagaaattgaaatttgttgTGATAATTTTAGAAAggtaaaatatcaatattttaatgtttgaaaattaattttaataattaggttgtgtttgatttgaaaaagttttttagttttaattttatatctttattttagttttaattttctatttttcctttcttgaaaatatgtttgattaagaaaagt
The window above is part of the Vitis riparia cultivar Riparia Gloire de Montpellier isolate 1030 chromosome 12, EGFV_Vit.rip_1.0, whole genome shotgun sequence genome. Proteins encoded here:
- the LOC117925833 gene encoding uncharacterized protein LOC117925833 isoform X2, translated to MEKQAARRRINLIAGHFVPTDDLSASHVFPMNCSSSLNSAIRRCDNRTYFARQGSSSQGCFMRQVSTEQGSPPQPGMPLKCSAYSNESSNTSQTPLFSKPARVEPNLSYVGSIQPLPQDFNLATEPAKFARPSQRVSGSKQFRSKKKIRASEGIEWSPRMDVAESGCNYVVTVELPGVGTNDIRVEINSQNLIVMGKRSTQWWKVASCSNDSIPAYHKREILQGPYQVVWTLPFNANKDRVSAQFVDGFLQITIPKL
- the LOC117925833 gene encoding uncharacterized protein LOC117925833 isoform X1; translated protein: MEKQAARRRINLIAGHFVPTDDLSASHVFPMNCSSSLNSAIRRCDNRTYFARQGSSSQGCFMRQVSTEQGSPPQPGMPLKCSAYSNESSNTSQTPLFSKPARVEPNLSYVGSIQPLPQDFNLATEPAKFARPSQRVSGSKQFRSKKKIRASEGNGIEWSPRMDVAESGCNYVVTVELPGVGTNDIRVEINSQNLIVMGKRSTQWWKVASCSNDSIPAYHKREILQGPYQVVWTLPFNANKDRVSAQFVDGFLQITIPKL